Below is a window of Malania oleifera isolate guangnan ecotype guangnan chromosome 1, ASM2987363v1, whole genome shotgun sequence DNA.
GGGCAGCTATGGCTTGCTGCAGCGTCATCCTCGAGGGTGAAGTTCTCGAACAATAAGGCTCAATCTGTAATCTAGTACCCAACTTCAGAATCctcgaccttgatggtgatggagcagacgacgaggtcatggagggtgatgaaggacaatgaggtctcagatgacagagaaggacgacgaggctgcggatggtggtggctgcatcaatgattctttatctagtttacccgtagtttcttttcaaaattgatttgaaatgcgataagcctgcccatgtagacaaaaaatgaattttagcctttcatctgataggttgttgCTTATaattaaggtatgatttaaatattaattttatttctcttgaatgttgatgcccttcttgtggaAGCAATATtaatgaccgcaagaagggcatcaagattcaagcgaaataaaactaatatttaaatcataccttaactataagcgacaacctataagatgaaagactaaaattcattttgtctacatgggcaggcttatcgcatttcaaatcaattttgaaaagaaactccgggtaaactagataaagaatcgttgatacagccaccaccatccaccccactataagagtacctgAACCTCTCAATTCTTACTtccatgtccatcataaactccaaagaataaagtggaagcatccagaacaggatatgcagcatgctagcaaatcaaacattcatagtcaataacaaaacattcatactattagttaagacctttaacatgaaagttcgaAGTCTCAAGTCATAATCAAGATATCCCTTTTAGGatgacaagaaaaaaaaaattaatataataaatgcagGAACTATGTTGTAGGAAGCCTATTTATGCATTAGTTTGCATATTTGTAAACCCTAGCATGGATTAGTTCATTTGTGTACAAGGAATCAACCCTTTAGTTAGACAATTTCTCACACTTATTCATAAGTAGGGTTGATCTTTTGGGCAACTATTTTAGAAACCGGTTTAAAAAAGCTTTGCCTAAACCTTGTTcatctcaaaaaataaaaataaacataataaataatattattttagggtGCTCGAAGTTTGACCTCTATAAAGGAAATGTCCCTAAGCTTAGTTAAGAGCTACAAAATTTAACAACCAACTCCTTTTCTAaccattatttttctttatcttaaatgtcattaataaatatgcttattaaaGTATTGTAACACTTAAAGTTATATATTTACTTGATAGTCATTTGCTTTTTGTCTCATTAAATCACGATAATAGTTGAAATTGTTAGACTCCTTAGGTTACTTTACGGATTATTCATTGTTCGTGATAACTTCATTAAAAGAAGATTGTCATAATCCAataacaattatttatattacaaatgatatcgatactcttagaataaatatattaacaattatctggagtatctattaaaacttgaaaatgTAAAGACCTATGGACTTGTGACATCACAAGCTCTGACTTTTAACATTACTCATTCAAACCAGTTTTACAAACTAGACGCACTAGAGAAACAATCGCCCTAAGTGCATTATACTTTGAAACCGAATTGACATTTTCAAGGATGTTGCTTCAATTATAAGGACTTTCTTTTTGACTCGTACCTCTCAAGGTCAAATTTTTCAAGACATTTataccaaattaggtgttctagtCAAATTATTTGAAAGCCTTATTTTCAAATTATCTCAATTTGTGCTTATTGATCAACTTGTGGGCCTAGATGTCGACCATCActagaagaaaattttttaaaaataaaaatagatttgAGTCCCGGAACCAATAAACCAACcaaaatggaaattaaaatctAGAAAAGCTGAGACTTTTAGAAGGACAAGATCCATGCCTGGAAGAAATCATGTGCGTGGAGATCTGGAATTGAGTGTCGCaccattatctctctctctctctctctcatggtaTAAACTCTCGTGACTGATGACCAAAGAAGGTGGATTTTCAAATTTTCCATGTCATTGAAATCAAAATAATCCAAACATCTAATGATATACACACACGTAACACAGAATAATCAAAATTATAAAATCTAAAAGTGATACACAATAAAGGCATGGAAACAGACATAGACAAACCTTTGCTGATACCGTTGACATTAACCGCAAACGCACACCTTTGCCGCATCCAAACAAATCATTTGGAAAAGACCCTTCTACCTGCGTAGATCATGCAACATTCTCACCCCAAAATATGGTAATAATCTCTTATGGGTTTGCTTCCAGAAACCCTTGAATCTCTTTCAGCACATTAATGGTTGGTTGCTACAAGTAACAGTTAGCACTTAATCAAATCGAGGAAATTGCCCTCAAAGAATTAGGTATTGAAGCACTTACAAATGCTGTGTAGTTGTAACAGACGCCACCATAGGAGTGACATAACCAGATATCATTGGTGAAGTCATACATATCAAGCGTTAGACCTCGAACACCATTCTACAATGAGCACATATTTCACAgcaaattgttaaaaaaaatattttaacagaAACAATGCCCTAAATATTGGATTATGTTGTGATCAATGTGCCATTCTATAGAGCAACAAACGATCAAAATAGTTCATTAGAAATACTTACTTACAGAGTAAATAAAAAGTTCAAAAGAAATCTGAGCTGGTGAGGCTGGATGGTGGCCATTGGCCGTGAGGGATGGCAGGGGCTGCTGGTGTAGCGATGATGACTTAGAGAAGTGTCGTGGATCGTGGGTTTATGCACGTGAGTGAGAGGGGAAATGGGAGATTGCCGCTAGTAGTTACTCTGGGACAGTGAGTGCTCAAAAAGAAAATTTCGAATAGTGACCAGAAAGAAATTCCAAACGGTGTTTACAGAAAGAACGAACGAACCTAGCATCCAAAGCTTAAATTAAAATGTTCCCAACAAACTAACAATCAAAACAATGTTTACCCCTAATCTAAGGGTGGGACTGCACCACGCCTAACACAAATATAAGCAAGACTTTAGAATAACAAGCAATACACGCATTTGACTCCAACTATGCCCAGAAATGTGAGTCTGCCTCACATTAATTTCACATTCAAAATCAGCATCACCCAAAACCGGTCCTATCTATTCTGAAAATGATTCCTAACACCTACAACACTCCAGTGGGCGTGCAAGAATTCGATCAAAAATTAAGAGTCGAAACATATCCAAAAGGGAACTCACCCGAAGCGACACATCATTCCACCGAAGACCCCATCAGAACGCCAGAACAAGACAGTGACGTCTCCAGCCGAAGTGAGTTTGACTCCTTGTTTATAGCTCCGAATCCTCTATGACAAATGGTTGTGATTGGTAACTGAATCTTCTTGGTTCTTGGGAGAAACAAGAACAGGTCCCATTGCAGGCTTCACTAGAAAGAGGGGCTGGTGGCTGGAGGTGCAAGTGATTGGAGATACAGGTGGCCGGAGGCACCGTGGAGCTACATGAGGTGTGGAAAATGGCGATGACGTGGGGCGTGCACCACGTGCAAGCATAGACGGATGCTTGCTGGTTTGGTCGGAGCTATCGTCTGGAGGAGATTgtgaggggggggggtgtgaggATAATGGTGGAAGTGAGAGAATGGCGAGAGGAGTGCAACAGTGACCAGTGACTGAAATCAAGGGCTGAAGAGAGGCAAATGATGACAACGGACAGAATAACTCCGAaagataataaaagaacttcGAACGGGCGATGGACAAACAACGGTGCAACAGCGATGTCTTGAAGCACCAAACCAGCACCAACTGCCGTGAATGGGAAAGAGGAGAGAAAGTGCGTGTGTGCGCGAAGGAGAAGGAGgcgggaagagaaagaagaaatttgaggaaagtgtgggaatttaagatttcgagcatcagtgacggtttcaaaaccgtcactcataccccattattagtgatagttctcccaaaccatcactaatacccttaactatttcttttttaatattttttaaataaaaacactagtaggaACAGttccaaaatcgtcactaataaccccttattagtgatggttctttcaaaccgtcactaatacccttaactatttctttttaattttttttaaataaaaacagtagtagtgacagttttaaaaccgttactaatacctctttattagtgacggttctcccgatccgtcactaataccattaactatttcttttttaatattttttaaataaaaacactagtagtgacagttccaaaacagtcactaatgcccccttattagtgacggttctttcaaatcatcactaatacccttaactatttcttttttaatattttttaaataaaagcactAGTAGTGACcgttccaaaaccgtcactaatacccttaactatttctttttaaattttttttaaataaaaacactagtagggATGGttccaaaaccatcactaatacccccttattagtgacggttctttcaaaccgtcactaatacccttaactatttctttttaaaattttttaaaataaaaacactagtagtgacggtttcaaaaccgtcactaatacccttaactatttcttttttaatattttttaaataaaaacactagtagtgacgattccaaaactgttactaataccctaaaatcgtcgctaatactttcctaaaaaaattttTGCACGAAAATTATTTACCAcgctgtttttagtgacgaaagtattagttatggttttgaaactgtcactaatagtgccatattagtgacggctgctaaaaccattactaatgcttagactattagtgatagttcttaaaaatcgtcactaataccaacttttagtgacaaaattgaatttgtcactaatacttttgtcactaaaaactagttttttttgtagtgattcattttcttcaaaaatgacatcccgaccgtgaatgactttcttgttgatgggattgtagagtcgatatcccatacTGCTGTCGCCATATACAACAgggatatatttctctcctttatcttccgactttgtccttcttgcttctgggatcttggcgtaggctatggagccaaataCTCTAAGATGACTTACACTGGCTTGTGAGTGCTCCAgacttcatgtggtgtctttgtatcaagtcTTTTCGTAGGAAAATTGTTGAGTAGATGGACTGCACATGACATTGCTTATATCCAAAAACGTTTTGGCATATTCTTATCCTTTAGCATGCTCCTGGCCATGTTAAAGATCGTGCGGTTCTTCCTCTCAGTTACACTGGTCAACTGAGGattgtatgatggtgtgaactgttttcaaatcccttgttgcctaagaaATTCCAGGAAAGTTTCATCCTTATACTCTCCTCCCTGGACTaatcggagtgacttgatgcaatagccactctgtttctccacgaGAGcattgaactctttgaacttgtcgaacacctttgactttctttttaggaagtagacccaagtcttcctactataatcatcaatgaaggtgaggaagtatcgattctgtccatttgaaaatagCCTCAATGGACCACATACGTCTCTATGtactagctggagcggcatggtagatctttagttggcttgctttccaaagctatttctGTGTTGCTTACTCAGaacacagctttcacatatcacatttgggtggtggatgtcgggtaagcctttcaccatcttcttgctccccaattgtttcaaactttcaaagttcagATGTTGGAACCTGAGATGTCATAGccagtctttgatgatagcgctcaaacaccttggcataTCATGTTGTATGGTGAGCGGAAACATTTGATTCTTTGTCATTTGTACTTTGGTAACGAACTTACCTCGAGCGTCTGTTATCACCATCTacttatctttaaggctaattcgATAGTCTTTCTCCACAAGCTTtctgagactaagtatattagttttcATGGCAGACACATTgtacacgttggagataaaagcatggtctccatATTTCCTCTTAATTAGGATATTTCCTCTTCCTCAAACTAGGACTTTAGAGAGAttaccaaatgatatctctccctgaactttctcatcaagttcattaaataggttctttctaccagtcatgtgattgctggctccaaagtcaaggtaccaaacattttggtcctggtgggttgaattgtgtgccatcagcatcaacgattctccttcagctttctgcaaagttagcattttcatttacttcttgattttggggattacctctgcaCTTATTATTGTAGTGTCCGTACTTGTGGCAATTGTAGCACTGGATGTTTCTCTTGTCTACGTTTGGATGACTATTATATCCCCCTCTTCTTCATTTTCCTCTACCTCGCGGAACATAATTCTTTTGATTGCGTCCTTCTTtagtgggacctcttccaccTATGCTGGCTTTTTGGGATTCAAAATTTCTGAACTTCTTCCACGAGACCCTCGGCTTCGCCCTCTTTCTCACCGTGACATCCCCCCTTTgttgtatctatctgtagtgagggacaacttcgtttggagggcttgctctagTACTTTTTTCACTCCTTCTGTTATAGGCTTGGAGTGAGCCTACAAGTTCTTCTATATACATAATTTctagatcttttgtttcttccatggtcacagctatataatcaaattttggatccaaagatcacaaaattttctcacaaattctctcgtcgttGAAAGTCTCTcaatttcttctcaattgatttgatactacgataactcgtgtatagtaatcagtaatagattcagtagatttcattcttaaggaTTCGAATCACCTTGTagtgtttgaagacgaatcttcttcactttgtctgcacctttgtgtgtttgatgaagagagtcccaaacttctttggatgtcttagTGGACgtgatgatttcgaacgtggccttatcaaggccttggtagattatggactttgccttgcaatccttctttcaatCGGCTCGCAAGATCGTTCAGTGAGCATTGGGCATAGAtgcttcgacttcttttgatgggtCTTATTTGTATCAATCTTCAACAATGTCCATAACATCTTGAGCACCTAATAGGGCCTTCATTTGAATAGACCAGGTGTCGTAGTTCTCCTATGTCAACTTTGGAACCGCTTGTGCAGTACCATTAGCCATtagatttaatatatcaaaaaatagaGTGATAGGGATAGATTTTGCCAAATCTGATAccaccaatgtgttcagaaggttGAAAAACTTTAGGAACcgattttgggttgcaaagaataggtttaaaaatcattaaattggctaaaaaaaatttgggatttGTTTAACTAGGCCAATTTGACTTAATAGAGATTAATAGCGTCAATGATTACCGTTACGCCACGTGGCGAAATTTGGGAGTGCCGTGTGTCGGCGACTGGACGTGGGTCGATTAGCCGGGTCGGGTCGTGCTCGCAGGTCTGGATTCAGGTTGTTGGTTGCTTGGTCGGGTTGCGGATTGGGATTCCAGGTCGGATCACGTCCATTGGGCGAAAACGATGCGTGAAGGCGCGTGAGGAGCGTGAGGTCGCCGATTAACTCTTTCACAGGCGTGTGAGGCACGTGTGGACGACAATGTTTCGTCTATTAGCGTGTGTGAGCGCATGTAGAGACTCCCAGACTCCATTTGAGATGCGGTTTTCACTGTTGGACTCGGTCTCGATGTGAATTTTAGAATTCTATACTCAATTTTGGATTTCAAGCAACTTTGAATCTTACAGAAATTTCGAAAATCCTTTATTCACCTATTTTTGGCGAATTTCAACGAACCTGGGCGCTCTGATACCGATGATGGGTGGATGGGTCTCACTCAAtcattggttgtgattgaactcaGTGAGAAATTGCACTCACTTGCAAACAACTCTTTTAATTTcaataaaatctaaaaattgtagaggaaaattcaaaatacaaaatcTTTACACTCTCACTGGTTAATGTCCCTCTCTACATCACATATTACATTACGCACAcatacatttatttataaaaattgttAGAATAGTAGATGAGAATTAACTTCAACAGAGGTGGACTCGTAAGTGGAGTAAGTTGCCTGCAACTTAATAATTCCAACATAAATGACTGGGTTGGTAGAGCTACCACCGTCAAATTTTGTTGCCACTGTCCCAtcgtcaagtttaatcttcaacataaTTATTACAAATAAATGGTATGTATATAATCACGTAAAAAAGCAAGTTGTAATAAAAAATAGTTGCACAACTTTGTGTTTTATTGAATTGTAGGTTGCTATTAAATTGATAGGATATAAATATGTATGCGGGTGTTATAGCTTCTAGATGATGGACGACGTAAGCTTTAGAAGGTGAGCAGAACCGCAGGGGCGGACGGTGAACCactctgattaattaattaacagGACATGTGCTGGCCGCTCTTTATTCTCAATTAATTCAttgattaatttattaattcCCATTAAATATAGTAACGCTACTTTCTGCACAACagactatatatatatttagtcaCCCTTGCTCAACtaaccgtttttttttttttttttttcaatcatgagtaaaacaaaagacaaaatttttttaaatcactatCGCATCACTTTGGATATTTGGTGCAACACCAAACCCAAGAGTGAAAGTCGGGATAAACTCTTAACAGGAATCGAACTCATGATCTTACCACTTAAGCTAACCCGGCTGAACCACCCACTTCATTAGTCGTTTCCCATAATTCAATAACCTCTAAAAAGGGATAATTAAAAGTAATCtctaagataaataaataaatttagtactaattaaatctaaaattctaaaatgccTCGCGACTTGGttaatcttcattttttttttttttggggtgcaGGCCTGTACATAGAAAATACACGAACGTAGGTGTGTGTTAAGGTTGTAGCTGGGCAAAGTAGGAGCTAGTAGGGAGATGAACCAAGCTGGACTCGAAGCTGTTTTAATTTGGAAGACGTGAGGCAGCTATGGGGTGGTGAACAACCCCGGGACTGGGCATGTCTACCTTCCTTATGTATACCCTAATCTTCGTCATATATAATATTAGTGATTCCTCTTTAGTCAatgcatatatattatatatatatcatgtccTTGATACATACTAGAAGctatttaaaccctaaaacaagcTAGCCCTACCGCATGTTAATGGCAGCTgctatatatacaaatatatagttAATTAGTACATCGCATGCATATGATCATAGATCCATGGTGCAAAGGACTGTGTTGAAGGTTAATATTTCATGCCAGAAATGCCAGAAGAGGCTCCTCAAAGCAGTGTCCCGCCTCCAAGGTATTTACACTTGCGCCCAATTTACTTggatctttatttttcaacttccgATTTGAGTGCAGTccctatgtatatatatatatatatatatatatatgaaccaTGCAAAGCAAAGAAAACCCAATGGTacacatgcatgccatgcatacTAAGCAccctctttcttttttcttggttttaaaaatcaaatttgaaaTTGCGATTTCATTTCTTGCGTTTGGCTCGGAAATCAAATCAGGGTTGAATGGAATGGTCTTTCATGGGAAACACTAATACTGCTatttggaaaatatatatatatatatttgatcaaCATTCCCTCCTCTAAATAATTATATTATGCAAAAATACCCATCACCCAAATCATAACTACAAAATTAAAAAATGCCCCACAATCAAAAGCATCTATCTCACTCCTATAAATTTCCATATGCACCCCTATCATCGGCACGACCATTTTCAGGTTTGTCACTGTCGCCAACGCCACCACCACCCCCGCCATGTTCACAGCGCGAGCAGCGACAAGAGGAGGTCTGGCCGGCCAGTTCTAGGCACCGCAGGCCTGGCTGCGCAGCAACTCGATCTAGCCCTGACACAGATACTAGACCCACAATttctatacaatttttttaattaataaatagaTCATTTTACATTAAGGATTGCTTTGAAAATTGActctttttttaaataaaaaattatatacaattttaaataaattaatgtGTTTTCTATGCATATTTAAAAGGAGTGTCCTTACTTTTTGTgtctagtttttttttaaatatgtgtaGTTGTATAAAAACTGTTGATTAGTAAAGAtaattgaatttttataatatttgcacaCCTCAAAACCAAGGCTCTGAATTTCTTACTGCTCttgtaaacaaaaaataaaatgacaaaatatACTTCCTCCTCTagaaatttattaaattaaaaaaaacgcATGAATTTCTCTTgacatataaaaaaaatgacattGACTTTccttaattaatatttaaatatactcACATTTATAATTTATGTAGTAGGtaaagaataaaatgaaatgagATAAAAGTGATTTATATAATTTTACATATTCAATATATAATTTTTGTATTTCATTCCAACTAAGCATATTGTGTGTTACACCTTCTCACCTGCCCGCAAATTTGTTGACCACCTTTTATAAAACTAGATGTCTGCAAGCTATCATTCTTTTAGAAACTAACATCTAAATTGTGTAAGAAGtcaaaaacatacatatatgcataattatttaatatacatatctttccaCATGtatgttttttcattttttatttttttatttttgcttgtgTCTATTTAGAGACATCTTAGTGGTCAAAGTTTAAGACGTTCTTGCTATAGATTTTGATTCGAATCTTAGAATGATTAAGGGAAGGAAGATGGGTTACCTCCTATTGTGTAGTCTTGATCcaatttaaatttctaattaataaaaaataagtatatatatatatatatatatatatatattttgtgtgcaTTTTTTTATGAAGCCAATTTTGTGCTAAAAGTTGCCACTACCCTCCAAAATTTATCCAAGAGTTCTATTAAAATTGTTATCACACGTTAATACTTTCTATCTAAggggtaatatatatatattggaaatgATGGTGTCCAAATTAAATTTTCTTGAATACTTGATTAATATATTAGGATAATGGACCCACCACTCATTTATCCCTTCCCatttaaattttaaggaaaaaGACACTGACTTCccttgagatttgataaaaagataggGAAAGTTTCCAATATCCCATTGATCtttcctgagatttcaaaaatgtcagtcTTCCCTTAAAATTTGTAAAAAACAAAACATCCCTCtaaaaaaacttatctttttacaaaatataggaaaatattTGTGTCCTTTTTACAAATTTAAGAGATTTTAGGATTTTTATAACTTCAAGAGAGGTCTACATCTTTTTGTCAACTTTTACCCTTAAGATATTATTTCAAATGAAAAGTGAAACTCCCAAAGTCCCAACTCCTTGACCATAGAAGATTTTTTAGCTTACCACTCTAACTATCTTTGAGGGgttaaatagtaaaaatattattatttgggCAAAATATATTGACAAATGCTAACCATTTCACTATATTCACTATATTCAGTcgaatattattttaattttttaaattttagaaaagataTGTATCTTCTTAACAATAATTTAcccaaaataaaaattttttaaatgatttaaatttcataatattGTTTGATGAAAtctctaaaaaaaaatgattttatagcttaaaaaaaaaaagagtagaaaTTATTCCATGTGTTAGGCGAGCGGTTCCCTTCTCATATTTCATTTTCCGTTAAAGGCAGGTGTTGATAAAATCGAAGTCGATTCGGCCAATGGGATTTTGACAGTGACTGGGGATGCAGACCCTTACGACATCATTGTCCTTTCCAGGAAGGCTTGCAGCTATGTGGAAGTGGTCAGCATCGGGCCTCCGCCAGCCCCTCCAAAACAGGATGGCCCAAAGAAGCCTGAGGCCCCAAAGCCCGCCGAAAAGAAGCCCGAGGCCCCAAATCCCGCCGCGAAGAAGCCCGAGGCCCCAAAGCCCGCCGAAAAGAAGCCCGACGAATATAAGCCCGACCAGCAGGCCCATTTCCACAACCCACTCACATATCATTATCCACTGCCCCAGAGAATTGAGGTCGCTCAGATGGGCCCTTGGGAAGAGCCCAATCCCTCCTGCTCTATCATGTGATACAGATAGTCTGAAGGAACAATTCCGGCCGGCCTGtccataaataaaaattttaatagatTCATACTTTATATGAATAATATTGAGTTTTATTATATAGGTAATTTGCGTGTTGTTCAATATAAAATTGCGGTGAGATGAAAATTTTCATTGTTTATGCGGATAGATTTATATCTAGTGTTGAGTTTTATTTAAAATCGTTGTAATTCATAAGCATAAGATGACACCAAAAATTTGTTGGATTTGCCTTTACATTTGGTtcgaaaattttaaattatcatGATTTTCTAATTGAAACATTGAAATTAGTATAAATtattaattcttttttaaaagaaaaaattaaagaacGCCAAATTATACATAGTTGGCTAGTATATTTATTTAGTAATTCTAATTCTATCTTTTCTAATTCTCTCATTTAAGACCAATTcaattaatattataaaataaaaattttaattaaatttaagattttcaatttcACAATATTGAGCATATGCAAAGGATCTTAAATTATAACAACAACCTTTTATAATGAATCCTACATTTTCTGGTAGTAGATCAAGTTTATATGTAATTTCTATTATGCAAAAAGTCTAATTTAAAAATTGTCTACAAATTAACTATATATAGTTTTTTGGTCCATTTATGATAAATTGACCTATGGAGATTGTCCATTCTCCATCTTATATGTCTATCCACCTCTTCTTAGgatcaataaaaaaattttattggtAAGACCTTTTCAATTGTAAGTAATATTTTATTATGAATCATTTTGATGACTTCATGAGAAAAAGAAACATTTACCTATTACAATATGGTGCAATTTGATTTGTCCCCTTTGAATCCAATAGTCAAAGTGATTGTCAAATATATTCATAAAAAGAGTCGGTTAGTGCGACTCATAGTTGCTATATTCgatttcatattataaaaaaGAATAGTTAATGATGATCCAAATTTGTATTTTTAAGATACTCACAAACTTCAATATTTTAATGGTCCATCCTACAAACTGTGCAATTTGGGTTTGGTTTAATTGATCATGAATAGGGCATTATTAACACTGGACTCGAGTGGCTTGTTTTAGTTGTCAACACATTTGATGACTAACGAAATCCAAGTAAATAAAGATGAACCAAACCATTGGTTCATTTACCATTTTATTTACAAAACGGAGTCaccattttattttagtttttaaaaaggTAAAACATAGCAAATCTTTAAAAAGGGATTTTCGGCTTGGGAGCATTGTCTGGATAGGAAAGGTAAGcctttaaacttttttttttttaataagccTTA
It encodes the following:
- the LOC131157038 gene encoding heavy metal-associated isoprenylated plant protein 43-like, producing MVQRTVLKVNISCQKCQKRLLKAVSRLQGVDKIEVDSANGILTVTGDADPYDIIVLSRKACSYVEVVSIGPPPAPPKQDGPKKPEAPKPAEKKPEAPNPAAKKPEAPKPAEKKPDEYKPDQQAHFHNPLTYHYPLPQRIEVAQMGPWEEPNPSCSIM